A window from Drosophila yakuba strain Tai18E2 chromosome 3L, Prin_Dyak_Tai18E2_2.1, whole genome shotgun sequence encodes these proteins:
- the LOC6532735 gene encoding uncharacterized protein LOC6532735, which produces MGHSSNLFWFSVFVLSTKVFAAYSNPLPAKVEVYNQTEVKPGKEKAKVKNYFVHEPYGPNTYSFGYEIDDPQTQNSQFREEKRFVNGSIQGSYGYARADGRIEVTKYMASEDVGYSAQIQIFKAGDEKIKSVWPTERPDILVERSKADAPSNVTWDPKSHLNVSVSHVADHVAQQLKEQHGLDLNHIDVTKDVLKPAVLDVIQGKDPAKGRPVQNLIPQQFPIVPFQLPADQETSKATTTAAPKQTESSKYHRAKTNNAEKAPQVEEPEASLPPPRPLVNSSPDDANWQRRTIEANRREFLANLPNLSEARPE; this is translated from the exons GTTTTTGTATTAAGCACAAAAGTATTCGCCGCGTACTCCAATCCATTGCCAGCAAAAGTCGAAGTATACAATCAGACTGAAGTGAAACCTGGGAAAGAAAAAGCCAAAGTGAAAAACTATTTCGTGCACGAGCCTTATG GACCTAACACATATTCCTTCGGCTATGAGATAGATGATCCACAGACGCAGAACTCTCAGTTTCGAGAAGAGAAGCGATTTGTGAATGGCAGCATCCAGGGAAGCTATGGATATGCAAGGGCAGATGGACGCATTGAGGTAACCAAATACATGGCGTCTGAGGATGTAGGTTACTCGGCCCAGATACAGATTTTTAAAGCAGGCGATGAGAAAATCAAATCAGTTTGGCCCACCGAAAGACCGGATATCCTTGTGGAGAGAAGCAAAGCGGATGCTCCTTCAAATGTCACCTGGGATCCCAAGAGCCATCTCAACGTGAGCGTCTCCCATGTGGCGGATCATGTGGCCCAGCAGCTGAAGGAACAGCATGGTCTCGACCTAAACCACATCGATGTGACCAAGGATGTGCTAAAGCCGGCGGTGCTCGATGTAATCCAGGGCAAGGACCCAGCCAAGGGTCGCCCAGTTCAGAATCTAATTCCCCAGCAGTTTCCCATAGTGCCCTTCCAACTGCCCGCGGATCAAGAAACCAGCAAGGCCACCACCACTGCAGCACCCAAGCAAACTGAAAGTTCAAAATACCACAGGGCCAAAACCAACAATGCCGAGAAGGCTCCACAAGTCGAGGAGCCGGAGGCCAGTTTACCGCCGCCCAGGCCACTGGTCAATAGCAGTCCAGACGATGCAAATTGGCAACGGCGAACCATTGAGGCAAATCGCCGTGAATTCCTGGCCAATTTGCCCAATCTAAGTGAGGCCAGGCCAGAGtaa